In Fragaria vesca subsp. vesca linkage group LG1, FraVesHawaii_1.0, whole genome shotgun sequence, the sequence GTCATGGTATTCAGTAGCAAAGGATAACATACGCAAACATGAAAGGATGACAGCTCCAATGTTGTTGATTTACAGCGGCAAAAAAGACTATTGGAATGTATTCAACAAGGCTACTAACAAGATCCTTGATTTTCAAGTAAGAGTGCCAAACAAGAGGCTTTGTGGGTCTTCCAAAGGGTGGTTACTCTATTTGGATAGGAATGATGTGGATAAGAATTTTGGAATAACCCTTGTGAATCCATTCTTTAGGGTTAAAGGAAGGAGGGAGAGATCAAACTCTCTCATTCGCCTACCTCCACTTATGCCTCCAGGTTGGGAAAACTGGCTTACCTCCAGTTATACCTTGGAGAATTACGTCTTCAAAGCTACAATTTCAGCTGATCCGATATCGAATCCAGAAGATTGCATTGTTATGGTCACGCATATGGACAGATTAGAGTTGGCTTTCATTAGACTAGGTAAGGACACAACATGGACGTACATGGATGGAAGTGATAACATAGTTCCAGGGTGCCGCATGATTCAAGAAGTTATCTACATTGAACAGACATTCTATGCTGTGGGTTACTTCAATGAACTTCTATCTTTTGACGTTACTTCTCAGTCGTATTCAGAAATACATGTGATTGTTCCTGAAGACAAACCCATTGGGCAAGTCAAGAGATATATATTTGTAGGGGAAGGGAAAAAATTGTTCATGGTTCAAAGATACACGGACTATGTAGAAGTTGAAGAAGGTTTTCACGACCGGGTGACGAAGAAATTTAGAGTGTTCGAATTGAATTCAGCTAAGGGTGAGTGGGTTGAGAAAAACTCATTGGGTGATATTGCTGTTTTTGTAGGGGATAACTCTTCTATATCTGTGCTGCCTTCAAATCTTTCAGGATGTCAGTCGGATTGCATATACTTCAATCAAGATCGTGATCATATAGCGTACTTATTGCCGCCTCATGATTTTGGTGCTTATAACGTGCCAGAGAAAAGCTGCCTACAAACTTACCCTGCTCATGTGGAGAAACTCATAAAGAGGAGCCGCCAACTGCCAATTTGGGTCATTCCAACATTGTATTTTGAGTTGTAAAAGTTTGCACAATGAGTTCTTAATTCTTATTACTTGCTTATTTGATTAGTGTTACTTGTCAATTGTCATCTATTTTTTTTTCCGATTTAGAGTTCGATTAGAGTGTAGCAGCCAAGGCATTGATAAAACCTGCAACTGTACAAGCTTAATATGTTGGTTGAATGCATTGAGAATTCTCTAACTATAAAGAACAGGGTTCAAGGGATCAATTTTGTACCTGAGAAAAATATGAATGTTGTTCAAGTTGTTGACTTCTTATCTCTATTATCTTTATCTAGAGACATTTCGATCTGAGAGGACTCCTACTTATCAGCAGTAACTAGATTCTAGGATAAGTATTTTGTATTCCTGTATCTCATTATGTAACTAAACCCTATCATTCTACAATCTCTCAAACACTATATGACCTCACTGATTTGTTGTATCTGACAATTCCAGATACTTTCTTCAAACCTCTATTCCTTATGGTGGCGGCCTAGGACAATTTTTCTTCGTCTCAAACTCCCTCACAAATGGCCTATGCATCTGCTACTACCTCAGCCACGCACTGTCAACTCCACCACTTCAACCATTTGCTTCCGAAACCGTACCTGCAACAATCTCCTCCACCATCCCCACTCGAGCATCTTCTGATCAGTCGCCAAACATCACCAATTGCCTCTCAATCAAGCTCGATCAAACCAACTACACTCTTTGGTTAGCACAAATTCAGTCTCTTCTTAACTACACTCCTTGGGCCTACCACATATACCCTTCTCTGATCTTCAAGTTGTTATCTTCTTAATTTCTTCATTACTTTACAACCTACATATGATAACGTAGTTCCAGGGTGCCGCATGATTCAAGAAGTTATCTACGTTGAACAGACATTCTATGCTGTGGGTTACTTCAATGAACTTCTATCTTTTGACGTTACTTCTCAGTCGTATTCAAAAATACATGTGATTGTTCCTGAAGATAAACCCATTATTGGGCAAGTCAAGAGATATATATTTGAAGGGGAAGGGAAAAAATTGTTCATGGTTCAAAGATACACGGACTATGTAGAAGTTGAAGAAGGTTTTCACGACCGGGTGACGAAGAAATTTAGAGTGTTCGAATTGAATTCAGCTAAGGGTGAGTGGGTTGAGAAAAACTCATTGGGTGATATTGCTGTTTTTGTAGGGGATAACTCTTCTATATCTGTGCTGCCTTCAAATCTTTCAGGATGTCAGTCGGATTGCATATACTTTAATCATGATCGTGATCATGTAGCGTGCTTATTGCCGCCTCATGATTTTGGTGCTTATAACGTGCCAGAGAAAAGCTTCCTACAAGCTTACCCTGCTCATGTCGATAAACTCATGAAGAGGAGCTTGCAACTGCCAATTTGGGTCATTCCAACTTTGTATTTTGAGTTGTAGAAGTTTGCACAATGAATTATTATATGCTTGGTTGAAGCTTCCTACAAACTTACCCTCCTCATTTTCTCACGGCTGCTGGCAGTGTTGGGCCAACAATACATATGGGTGGTGGATGTGATAGATTTGTTTATATTGTTGCATTTTTATTTTTGAGTGTAGGACTTATAAACTGTAGATTAATAAGTTATTAATTTCTTATCACTCGATCGAGTTAGAGATCTATTCTCTTCTTGTTTGTATCTTTTCGACTTTGCTGTGTAGCTGTGGGCTTGTTCCTTGATTAATGTTCTTCTTAACATGTGCCTTTTGAATTATTCATGTACACTTTATAGTTTGATCTCTCTCCAACTGTTATATTAAGTGTTTGTCATCTAACTATTTAGTATTAGGTTTTTAAAGTTTTTTTTAAAAGGTAAGCCAATCAGCCTGCGTAGGCCCAATCAAGCTCGTGACCGCCTAGCCGTGCCAAACCGCGTAAGGCCCAGTTCTCCATGATGATCCCCAAACGACTTGTCGTTTCTTTATCATCAAAAATATATAATTAGAAAAATTAAAATAGACAAAAACAGAAAATGAAAATATAGCCGACAGGCGGGAGAGAGAGATGACGAGAGCTCCGTCCACCGAGGACAGTGTTCGCCGAGTCTTCGTCGCCGTTAAGGTCACTCCACTTCTCTCTCAATCTGTCACTGTTTTTCTCCTTCGTTAATTTTCAGCTTCATAGGGTTTGAAATTGGGGATTTTTGTTCCAAGGGTTTTTTTTTTTTTTTTTTTCCTTAATGCAATTTGTTGACATTGTGGAGGTTTGGATTTGGAGTGACTGAAGTGAGGAGTAGAGGAGGGAGATTAGGTTTCCGGCGGGATGTCGAGAGGGGGAGGAGCTGGAGGACTTGGGGTAGGAAGCATGAGATGTAGTATAATGATGTTAAGGAGAGGTATAGTCATGGGTCTGGTCGAGGGAGCAGGAAAGAGATGGGGGATACGAGCGTGGAGTTGGTGATCAGGAGATAATGAGTGAGCATTCCTCAGATAGAGATCGTGAGAGGGGGAAGGATTTGGAAGATATTGAGCAAGGAAGCAGCAGGTGCCATGAGCGGGGTTGGGGAAAAAGAAATCGAACTGTGGAATCAGATAGAGAGGGGGAGATGGACAGAACGGAGCTTTGGATGACATTGTTGAAAAGGATAGAGATAAACTTTCGAGGAGGTGGAACAGGTAAAACTTAACTTCACATTTAGATTGCGTAAACAGGGCAATTGTAAAGCTGAATTCGGTAGCTTTGTTAGGCAAATTGTTGCAATTATTGTCACATGAATGTGGAGTTTTCTTGTTTTTGTCCTTAATAGTGAACGTACTGCATATGTAGGTTAAATCTCCAAAATCTAATGTAAGCACTTAAGTTATTCTGCTTACTGATTCCGAGTGTCGCGCCTTCCATTACAAGAAAAGAATTAAAAAATGAGAATCTGTTGGCGTTTGAAATTGCCTATTGGATGTTCACTATTAAAAAAATGCTTCCTATCTTCCTGACCAAATAGACCCGAATGCTCTTAGGATTTTTATGGCTTCTGTATGAACAACAGTGTCATCAGTAGTGTAGTAATTGGCATTGGAATAGAGTTTAATTTCACCATGTTCTGGTCTTTTGCTGCAGTTCAAACTCAGTCGACCGAAATGGTAGGGAGCTTTTATCCCATTCAAGTGATGATTTTAATGATCAGGCAAGTACAACAATTTCAATGATCGACATCATTCAAAAGATGTCGATTGACGACGAGAGCTCCGTTTACGTCGGCAGCCTTCCCTACGACGCCACTGAGGACAGTGTTCGCGTCGATCTGTACGGCGCCGTCATCGCCGTTAAGGTCACCCCTCTTCTCTCTCAATCTGTCATTGTTTTTCAATTTCTTATCCTTACGTTAATTTTCAGATTTATTGGGTTTGAATTTGGGGCGTTTTGATCGATCAAGCATGTGGGTTTAGGTTAATATATATTCATGATTTTCCTGACTTGTATAGGTTAATATTATTGAGTTTCCTATCTCAAATAGGTTAATACACAATTCTAACTAATTTATGCTTTTCCCCGACTCATATAGGCTAATATTCTTGATATTCCTATCTCTAATAGGTTTATACACAATTCTTACTAGTTATTGGAACTGTGTATAAATAAGGGTAGTGATTGCAACTTCATACATGTAGAAGCCAACCAAACATTACACAAAAAGAGAGTTTAGGTGAATCACAATAATTGAGTAGCAAAGAATTAATCAGCTGCCAACTACGTGCTCCAAAGAAAGAAAAGGAAAGAGAGTTGCCTAGCTAACTTTCTGATAAGGGAGAGGGAGATAGAGAGAGCCTGCATACAATCTCCAATCTTTTTCTGGGTTTTCTCTAGAAAAACAAAACTCTTCTTCATCAGATCTTCAGAACACTACAGATCAAGAAACATAGATCAAGAGGAACTCCGACGCGTCGTAGACTGTACAAGTATTTAGTACTTAGTGCAATTGAACAACATCAACAACTATGAATCAAGGTATGTCTTCAGATTGGGCAAATTTGCCAAAGAATCTTTTGGATTCAGTTGTTGAAACCCTAGTGCTACCATCACACTATGTGCCGTTCAGCCTTGTCTGTAAGCCATGGTATTCAGTAGCAAAGGATAACATACACAAACATGAAAGGATGACAGCTCCAATGTTGTTGATTTACAGCGGCAAAAAAGACTATTGGAATGTATTCAACAAGGCTACTAACAAGATCCTTGATTTTCAAGTAAGAGTGCCAAACAGGAGGCTTTGTGGGTCTTCCAAAGGGTGGTTAATCTATGTGAATAAGAATTTTGGAATAACCCTTGTGAATCCATTCTTTAGGGTTAAAGGAAGGAGGGAGAGATCAAACTCTCTCATTCGCCTACCTCCACTTATGCCTCCAGGTTGGCAAAACCCGCAGAAAAGATGTGAGAATTACGTCTTCAAAGCTACAATTTCAGCTGATCCGATATCGAATCCAGAAGATTGCATTGTTATGGTCGCGCATATGGAAAGATTAGAGTTGGCTTTCATTAGACTAGGTAAGGACACAACATGGACGTATATGGATGGAAGTGATAACATAGTTCCAGGGTGCCGTATGATTCAAGAAGTTATCTACATTGAACAGACATTCTATACTGTGGGTTACTTCAATGAACTTCTATCTTTTGACGTTACTTCTCAGTCGTATTCAGAAATACATGTGATTGTTCCTGAAGATAAACCTATTGGGCAAGTCAAGAGATATATATTTGAAGGGGAAGGGAAAAAATTGTTCATGGTTCAAAGATACACGGACTATGTAGAAGTTGAAGAAGGTTTTCGCAACCGGGTGACGAAGAAATTTAGAGTGTTCGAATTGAATTCAGCTAAGCATGAGTGGGTTGAGAAAAACTCATTGGGTGATATTGCTGTTTTTGTAGGGGATAACTCTTCTATATCTGTGCTGCCTTCAAGTCTTTCAGGATGTCGGCCGGATTGCATATACTTCAATCAAGATAGGGATCATATAGGGTACTTGTCGCCGGCTCATGATTTTGGTGCTTATAACGTGCTAGAGAAAAGCTTCCTACAAACTTACCCTGCTCATGTGGAGAAACTCATAAAGAGGAGCCGCCGACTGCCAATTTGGGTCATTCCAACTTTGTATTTTGAGTTGTAAAAGTTTGCACAATGAGTTCTTAATTCTTATTACTTGCTTCTTTGATTAGTGTTACTTGTCAATTGTCATCTATTTTTTTTTTCGATTAGAGTGTAGCAGCCAAGGCACTGATAAAACCTGCAACTGTACAAGCTTAATATGTTGGTTGAATGCATTGAGAATTCTCTAGCTATTAAGAACAGGGTTCAAGGGATCAATTTTGTACGTGAGAAAAATATGAATGTTGTTCAAGTTGTTAACTTCTTATCTCTATTATCTTTATCTAGAGACATTTCGATCTGTGAGCACGGATCTATATTATGACATATTTCCTTGGGCTAAGAACGCCAAAAAAATTAGGAAACCATGCCATTGAAGAAACTAAGAAGGATTACAAGTAGTATTCGTTTTTTCTTAAGGCACTGAAACTCAAAATAAGCTGCTCAGGTAAGAACCATTTTTTACAAGTAAATAAGTTAGAAACATGAATTTCACAAATAATGTAGATAATGAAGATGTCATTCACATTTTTACTGGTGGAACCGTGAGAGCACCCGAAAGCTATTATAGACCATAGGCAGCACTACTACACAGACGAGGGACAAAACGCCAACCGCAGATGGAACTCGACAGCATTACTTTAAAGCACTAATGTATTTCATCCATTATGATCGAGCCCCTCAGCACCGAGATCTTCTTCAACCGATCGCAATGACAAGACCCAAGGCATCAATATGTATCATAATAGATCAGATGAAGATGATATATGGTGTCAATTCAAACCCTATCATTCTACAATATCTCAAACACTAGATCAATATATATACAGAGGTCAGGCACTGATTTGTTGTATCTGACAATTCCAAATACTTTCTTCAAACCTCTATTCCTTATGGTGGCCTAGGACCAAATAGGCAAATATTAGACTAAATGATGCAACAACCAAATACATCCAGATCAAATCACAACAACATGAACACACATCTCATATCAGTAAGATCAACAAGACTAAAACACTAACCTGATGACTGGTTCATTGAGGTCGACATCTTGCAATAGTAGCTGCACTAGAACCAAGAGTTAAGCCTTCTGCACTTCAACACTTAGAACGTTAGTATGGGACTAAAGCTGAATGTAAGCGTGTTGAGTGCATGGGCTTCTTCTTATATATATATCGGCAGCTTATCACAACTCCTAAGATTAATTAGGCAATTATATAATGAGTATCCTACTTCTGTTAGGAGATACAACCTTAACAGATAATCAGAAATAGAGTTATAGTCATTATTTCTTGTCATTTGTATTTAGCCAAATCAATTGTATTTCTCTTAATGTAATACAGTGAGTGTTAAAGTCCAATATTTTCTAACATCTTCGTCTCAAACTCCCTCACAAATGGCCTCTGCTGCATCTGCTACTACCTCAGCCACGCACTGTCAACTCCACCACTACTTCAACCATTTGCTTCCGAAACCGTAACAATCTCCTCCACCATCCCCACTCGAGCATCTTCTGATCAGTCACCAAACATCACCAATTACCTCTCAATCAAGCTCGATCAAACCAACTACACTCTTTGGTTAGCACAAATTCAGTCTCTTCTTAACTACACTTCTTGGGTCTACCACATATATCCTTCTCTGATCTTCAAGTTGTTATCTTCTTAATTTCTTCATTACTTTACAACCTTCATATGTAACGATGGGTTTCTGCTAGTAGCCTGGTGCACATGCTTTAGTAATGTTAATCTGCACCTGTAACATAAAGACAGAAGTCACAGATCAAAACATTTATACTCAAAGCAACAATATCCTCCACCATCCCTGCAACCATGAAATCAATGCTTTGAAATAGATATTAACTTGCAAAGGTTTAGCAGTTTCCTTATTTGTATGTGTGACCCTCTTTGAGAATCAATGAGTATGACCTCCATGGTCTTCCCCTCACATAATGGAGTTGCTATTCCACCAAAATTGTAGATAGCTAAAACCATTCAAAATGTATATAAACAATAAACCTTATTTTGTAAGATTTGGACAAGTAAGGATACGGAATCCAAGGCCAAAAAGAATGAAAACATACAAGTACAATCCCTTTCGAAGCTTTGCTTGTCCCAAATTTAAAATCAGCCACAAACAATCTTACAATCTTACAATCTTACAATCTTACAATCTTTGTTTGATTCTTCCTCTATAAAGCTTATAATGTCTATGTGTGTGTCATCGAGTCATGCATGGAACTTATCTTGTGAGATAGACATGTTGTTCAGGTCAGTGATTTTGTTCCTCTTAAGCTTAATGTACAGGAAAAGATCAATTTGAGGGAGAAAAAAAGATATCGTTCTAGAAAATGTAATGTTGAAGAACAATAGTAAATTGTCCATTCACGAACTGAAGTAAACACTATATATCTAGATTTTTAGCCTCTACTTCTTTTCAACTGGTTTCAAAAATATGCATTTATGTTTGAGTTTGTTATATTGATGCTATTTTTTGGTTCTGGGAGATTTTAAGTATCAAGGTATATATATAAGTGATCCCTAAGGCATTGCAAGTTAGGGAAGTCAGATAGTAATCCCTAATCCGGGACCATGCCATTGAAGAAACTAAAAACGATTACTAGTATCCGTTTTTTCTTATGGCATTGCAACTCAAAATAAGCTGCTCATGTAAGAACCATTTTTACAAGTAAATAAGTTACAAACATGAATCTCGCAAATATTGAAGATCTCATTCACATTTTTACTGGAAAGCACCTCAAAGCTATTTTAGACCAACGCAAACTGCAGATCGAACTCAGAAGGAATTACTTAAAGCACAAATGTATTCCATCCATTATATATGATCAGCACCGAGATCGATACATAGGCTAGGATTGTCGATTTCGTGAGCTGTGTGTTACATTTTCTTCGAAATCGGCCAACTTAACACTGTACAATATGAAATGACCAACTTCGTTGGATGAACTTGGAGGTCACATATTCATCAATATCTAGCCATGCTTGATTGCTTTTATTATATCTCACCAACTATGTTCATCTGTTTACTTCTTCTGAGAGAAGAGAGCTTTCCCATGATCTTTATCACTCACAAAAATTGCTGAAAACGCAGGCAAAGCCTTATTTCTGAATAAAATTCACAATGCACATACTCTTGTGTGAATTAAAGTTTCAATAACTTACAACGCCCCTATTAAACGCAAGCAAGCTGGAAGCTACTAAATTATAAATGTTGTTCTTAGCCTCATGATATATTTCCTGTTCCGGCCACCTGCATGCTGCAGCTCCTCTTGAGCAGCTAATAAAGCTCCTCCATTTTTAGCAGAAGAGTTTAAACACTAAGCCAGTATGCCTCTCCTCATCTTCTCTTGTCTTCCTATATATAATATAAGGGTTGCCCTTCAGTTCACCACCACCACCTCTTGCAGAAGCTCCACCACCTCCTGCTTTATCCTGGCCTCCTTATTGATTTGCTTCTCGGTAGTTTCCTCTCTCTCTCTCTCTCTCTTTCACTTGTTTTTGACTTCTTTGCAGCAATGGAAAGAAGGTGTCAAATGCTATTTCTGCCCCTACACCTCCACTGGAAACCAAACCTCTGATGTGCAGCATTTGCAGGCCCATGGCAAGGTCCGTTGTTGCGTTTGCGGGAGCTACTACACCTGGAATCAAAAGTCAAGGCTGGAAGCTCACTACAAGGGAAACCGTGATCACTGCAGGGCATTTGTGTTTTGCTACAAAACTGATTGTCTAATCCGTATACATCCAAATGAAAGTGATCATAAGTGCATCACGCCAAAGAAAAGGAAGCTGGTGGGAGGTGAAGGAGCTGGCACGACCGATCAGATATGATGTTTGCCTCTAGGTCTAGGCCTCCAACCTCTCATGTCAATTTTAAGGAGTGATTTCTTGGACCTCCTCATGTTTTCCAGCTTTTCTTTTCTCTTAGTTTGTTTGCTGTTTGTGTCTCCCTTTCTAGTTTTCTGTTTCCTTTAGTTTGGTTTCTGCTATGTTTCTCTTGGCTTAATGAATGCTTCTCTGCTATAGATTGAGCTATACCTACGCTACCTCTGCTTTGTTTATGTATA encodes:
- the LOC101303649 gene encoding uncharacterized protein At1g65760-like, encoding MIQEVIYVEQTFYAVGYFNELLSFDVTSQSYSKIHVIVPEDKPIIGQVKRYIFEGEGKKLFMVQRYTDYVEVEEGFHDRVTKKFRVFELNSAKGEWVEKNSLGDIAVFVGDNSSISVLPSNLSGCQSDCIYFNHDRDHVACLLPPHDFGAYNVPEKSFLQAYPAHVDKLMKRSLQLPIWVIPTLYFEL
- the LOC101303368 gene encoding putative F-box protein At4g17565-like; protein product: MDQGMSSDWANLPKHLLDSVVETLVLPSHYVPFSLVCKSWYSVAKDNIRKHERMTAPMLLIYSGKKDYWNVFNKATNKILDFQVRVPNKRLCGSSKGWLLYLDRNDVDKNFGITLVNPFFRVKGRRERSNSLIRLPPLMPPGWENWLTSSYTLENYVFKATISADPISNPEDCIVMVTHMDRLELAFIRLGKDTTWTYMDGSDNIVPGCRMIQEVIYIEQTFYAVGYFNELLSFDVTSQSYSEIHVIVPEDKPIGQVKRYIFVGEGKKLFMVQRYTDYVEVEEGFHDRVTKKFRVFELNSAKGEWVEKNSLGDIAVFVGDNSSISVLPSNLSGCQSDCIYFNQDRDHIAYLLPPHDFGAYNVPEKSCLQTYPAHVEKLIKRSRQLPIWVIPTLYFEL